Below is a window of Musa acuminata AAA Group cultivar baxijiao chromosome BXJ3-11, Cavendish_Baxijiao_AAA, whole genome shotgun sequence DNA.
AAGAGAGGTTCGTAACCAATAAAATGATGGTCTAAAATTAACGTATGTATTCTTATCTATAAAGATAGAGAGATTGTTTCTATGACTTAATAACCTCTTCTAATATATAGAAAGACATAATAGAAATAATTCCTTATGTTTCAAGTATACAACAAGCAAGAATTATCATATCCAATGCATTAGACTTTGACCCATAGGATATGCGGAAAATTAACATATGCATTCTTATATCTGAAGATAGAGAGATTGTGTTTTATGACTTAGACCCAATATCACAAATGAAAGAAGTAACCTTAttattgttgggctgacagcccatgagTTCGGCTCCTAATGAGCTTTAACCGTCTATATCTCATCTCTATTTTAACCTAAACCTAGAACTAATAAGGAGATGTGGTGGTTGcgaaaaataggaaaaaaaactaCAACAATAGGGGCAGAAGCAAAGTGAttcaaaaagaggagaaaattacagaaaaacaagagaaagaaaaggaagaagacaagggCAATACAAAGAAACTCTTCTCAATCATCGAAAcagtattctcatctcaagttagatcagatctataatagATTCTTGCTATGATCGAatttatagtagattcttactatgattacttggggagattttgaATATCATGCATAGTGACGTAatcttgtatctcagttattctcttgtgattgttgcttttgttttgggtaagagactttgagatttgtatattcattattcttatagtggattttctCTAGTTTGCCTCATGATTTTTATCCTTCACTTTGGAGAgatttttcacataaatcttggtgtcttattttattatgattccatttaatttcgctgcCTGTTACTTGTATTTGTTCGTATACAAAGTTATATCTTTCTTATCCCATCAACTGGCTACTCCTCCCTCACAGAGTGGTGTTAATGAATTCTTCTAATATATAGAAAGGCATAATAGAAATAATTTCTTATGTTTCAAGTATACAAGCAGCAAGAATTATCTAAACTTGCACTTACATGGAAATAAATAAGTTGATAGTACATCTACTAATAGTTTGATGGATGGAGAAATTACCATGCAACTTGGAAGGACATTACTTGTTGGGCTACTAGAAAATCCAATGAGTTGTTCCTGAGTGGCTCAAACCAGCACATGAAAATTACAATCCCAATCATGCCTTGCTGTTTCACCTTTAGATTGAATCAAGCAAAGAAAGAAGATTAGAAATGAAAGACATTTTGCAAGTACTATAATAATATCACAAAAACTAATGCTGATTTTAAATTTACAATTGAACTTATTATTCTGAGGTTCCATATCCAAAGAAGAGGATGCAAATCAGACATCAAACTGAGCTGCATAATACATCACTGTAATCTAACTGGATACTGCTGACCTTCATGAGTCCTTTTGTAGATCCGTGAGGAAGTAACAGATACTTTTTCTTttcgcaaaaaaagaaaaaaaaaaagagagataaatTTGACAAAACTTGTACCTGATATCTCTTCCTATAGATCTCCACCGCGGTAGCATGTGATAATATCGCATTGTGACCGGCTATAAATTCTTTATTGCGATGCCCAGGAGGATACACTCCGGTGCCATATCCATGTCTCACCATCAAATGTGGCTCGTTGAATGTGCTCCAATGCTTCACTCTATCACCAAATTTGCTAAAGCAAACCTCAGCAAAATATCCAAAATCTTTCCTGAAAATTCACATCATGAATGATAATTAACTCAACATATCTAATAGAAAATTAAATTAACTACAGTCATATGAAATAGAGGATAAGGAAGAAATGTATACTGTATTTTTGGACTTAGCCAAGCTCCATATCGATCTTCGAGTTCTTGAGGAATGTCATAGTGACTCAGTGTGACAAATGGTTCTATGCCTGCTTCAATTACGGTATGCGAAGATCCAAAACATTAGATGCTTTATTTTTCGGTGAAGATTTGAAAATGTTACCGAAAAATATAAAATCGAACTATTAACTTCAATAACAAGTCATTTAGTGTCGTAATCGACTCACTTAAGTTTGATATGATTGATGTGAGCACTCTTTTGTTTGTGTGAGGAACAAATAATGACATGATGACTACCTCTTAGCAACAGGGAATCGATAAGGTTGTTGTAGAATGCTATGCCTGTCGGATTAATCTTCCCATATCGACCTCCTAGCGACAATAACATATAACTGTTATCATACTCTAagtccagctaagttcgtgacaataACATATACGAATTTACAATAACATCCCAAatggataatatcatatgattacgaTCACAAATATACTTGGCTAGATAAGATAAAACCTACTGATTATGCATAATTATCCACATAAATAAGCATAAACATAGAAGAATAGAAATCACACGTGGTTAAAAGTCTATCAAGATAACACAACTTAGTTCTTTGGGCACTAACTTGGGAGGACTCTCGACCATGAAATGGAGAACCTGTAGGAGTTGATTCCGAGTGAACGCATGAGCTCAATATCTTCCTGCATAAATCACTCCTCTTGATTAGAACGTGCAATTTGGTGACATAAATACGATGTAATCATCAGCAACACAGACGTAGAAAACTAGAGTATGAAACTTTCAATAATCTAAGTATTATTGTTCATGCTTGAGATGTGCACATATGAAACAAAACAGCCCTAAAAGATTCAACTAAAAATTTGGAGGTTAGGTATAAACTCCAATAGTTCGATTCAAGGTTTCTCCTCATTATTAATATAGCATGAAAGAGACTCGACTCAGCTATGGCGTGaaatcacaaaactagtagctaaaTAGGAGCCTAAAAGCCTACTACTCATTTGTTATCATGAACAGAGATACCATGTAGATGTGGTAATGATCAGCTGCAACATCTCCATTGCTGCCATCCTTTATCTTGCCTCCTGCACAGTGGAAGAACCAAAACAAACAAGCATGAATGATACATACAAACTTGTGTTCATCTGCAGAGACTCGACAAGTTGATGGATGAAGAAGAGCCAGGAGGGTCGAGTAATATAACatggtaagagagagagagagagagagagagagagagagagagagagagatgacattACCTTGTGAGTGAGTGAAGACGTCCCAGTTGCTCAAGCTTTTGTTACCTTCTTGATATGCACCCTCGATCTACAATCAAAAGAAGTTCGAGATTGCGAGAGAATTCAACAGTAACCTATTAAATGCAAGCTGACTTGTCCAAGTAttaactctctttctctctcataaaATCTATCTGTTTACCATCCAAAGAAAGTCATTTCATACTATTGGGATGGATAGGTAAGTATTTTGAGATTTTGAGAATTAATGTCTAGGAGGAAAGAAATCTTAGTATAAGAAAAAGTTCTATCCTAAAAATTAGGGTTTTATCTTCGGGGACTCTTGAAGATAGATAGTAAATTCTTCGAGTTTTATGTGATaaagattttaattattttatagatGTAAGTGAGAGGTATTAATCTTATatcgattttttaatatatttttttatttattaatctttattttttttatttttaaaaaaattattatcccCCTTCCCCACCTAATACAGTACTTAAAAAGACATGGCCATATCTACAGTCGGTAGATggatgaatgcatgaaagtcaacATCAAACAATGTGGCAAAGAGCCGCTAGGAATCAAGTAGACTATTCCTGCACAAGTATCGATGTCCTGTTTCGAGTGTTATCTCCTTCCCGTGGCCTTTGCGTTTGTCGAAGATGTCAGGGATATTATTAGGTAATAGACCTTTCTTAAGTTCCAAcaatgaaggaggaggaggaggagaagccacTCACCCAACAGATTTCCTTCTTTTCAAAATGACCGAGATgaggaaaaagaaggaaagagaagaTGAAAGTTATCAATATTATTGTCCTCTCTTTCTTGACAAGATTTGACCAGCAGCAATCGATATTAGCGCACGCATCACTGCAGTCTCCTACTCTTCTCGTGACGGATGATCCTCTTCCCGACTCCATACATAGCGGACGATGGTGGGAAGAGGAAGTGACGAGTACAGAAGGAGGAAGTGATGAGTACAGAAGGAGGAAGCTCTTTCGTACCTGGTAGGCGGAGGTTGAGGTCCCGAAGAGAAAAGATGGAGGGAACTGATCCCGGCGGAGAGCACAAGTGGTGGAAAACAACGACTGCACGAGGAAGAGGAAAGCGGATGCGAGGACGACGAcgaccttcttcctcctctccataTGCACGCTCTATTCGTACGTCTACATGCAACCTGGGATCGCCGACCGACCTGTGCGTCAACCTTCGTTTGGAGTAGTAACCGAGAGGGTCGTTTATCTAGTTGGTCGATGCGTGGTGGTCAAAGAGCCTCGAGCTGGAGGACTCACGAGCGGATCTCTGAGCTAACGAACATGGCCAACGATGATGGATCAGCTCGGCTCAAACGATGAGGTTTGACAATCAAGAAAGAGGACCCACCACAGTCCTATTTTGGATTTCCCAAACATATTGTTTTATTTCTTCCCGGTTTAATCGTCATCGGGATCTCACGTGAATCACAACTCAGATTAAAATACTGACTGAACAGCTTTGGTTGCTACGGATCAGATGTTGTGGATTCTTTACGCACTCGTTTAAATATTCTACGAGTCATATGAGCCGCGCGGGAGGTATATTAATCGACAAATATATACCTACTGCACATTGATGAGAAGGATGAGCATATATCAATATAGATAGACGCTTGGATTCCCCAGTGAGATGTTTCATCGGATGGCGTCCAGTTGTCCACGTGGCCAACATGGGGGATCAACGACGCACGATTTGTTCGTGGAGATGCTGTGTACAGTTAAGTAGATGTCGCTTGCGTGTTATATTAGCGCATACATACGAAAACGTGTTGTATAATTTTAGCCCAACGAGACTCACGATTCAAATATCCACGTCGTTTCTGATGTTTTTGAAGTAGAAAAGAAAGCAATGTTACTATTTGATTCTGGGTTTTCTGACGAAAGCCTTCTGTTGCTATTATTTTACGAGTGTTATGAGGGCTcataatgatattgttttggCCTCATCCTTGCAAgagttgaaatatatatatatatatatatatatatatatatatatatatatatatatatatgaagatccGGACATTTGAATATATGGCTAATGTCTCACCTCTAACAGATGCACACAAACCAGCATTTATAGGTGTCTTGaaatgacaacaccaaaattgccAGCATTTCACATGGACGGAACATTAATGCTTAAAGGATAAGTTAATGACTCAAGTCACGCAGCTAGCCACTTCcagatattattatttataggtGTTGATCTAAATAGTTGTTTCTCTTGTTTTCCAAAGGAAGACAACAAAAGCTTAGCCTGCAAAACATAAGAGATGGAGTTGTTTCCAAAGGAAGACACAACAAAAGCTTAGCCTGCAAAACACGAGAGATGGAGTTCTAAAGAACACTGGCTATTATAATTCACTTCTTGGAGTCGCCGGGAGCATCATCCTGCCAAGTTGCTTGCGATTAGCTTGTCATACATGTTAGAGCTAACCTCAGAAAATTTATCGAaaagtaattttggcaacccaacaaagacaataaagtagaaagataaaagcgacaagaacactagatttaagataaaagcgataagaacaccagatttacgtggttcagtcatttgactttgacctacatccacggacgaaagaggagaaaatcactactataaaagagagactTTTACCAatcccttaggaagatgttcctaggccataaaacacctgaaaatactaaacaagaaaaaatccaaattgtaagcccaaactatttaactgagtgtggacttaaacccaaagcaaacacttaagtttttcttgtggtgcctcttgtggtgtatctgacttcaaagcccagatccttatttatagttccaatgggagataacaagtctgattttcctgatgtgggactatgggacttgccaaactaacaaatctccaccttggcatgtcccaacaaaacctgctccaccttcttcataaaagccccaacaggcaatcaccaacaatgaacaccaaccaagtccaagcactgcttaaacttgtaaaccggaagaggcttcgtaagcatatcagctagattgtccttcgtatgaattttctgaacaaggactttctcctcagcaatggtatcccatttgcatccaacaattttcttacccgaaggcggcttcacaagatcccaagttctattccgataaagagattcaatttcttcattcatcgcgatcaaccacttagcggaattatcacaagaaactgcatctgagtaggaagtaggctcaccaacttcacttgtttcttttgcAACAGACAAAGTATATGCaatcaaatttgcatatctttgtggtggtcgaatatctcttcgtggtctatccttggctatggaatattgctcttcctctggagcaACTTCATCAGTAGACTCAAGACCATCTACTGGTATTCTttaagtagaagagttcgactgaaaagaatcagacctaccaatctcaagctccacctgcttctgcgcattatcatttatacaactagtagaatcctctttggaagataacatagacaattcataaaaagtaacatctctactgattacaaattttggggatttgggatcagaacaccataatctgtatcctttcacccccagaagcatacccaaggaaaatgcactttttagctcgaggctctaattttccttcatttacatgcatgtatgttggacacccaaaaatttttaaatcagagtaatcaacaggagtacctgaccaaacttcctccggagttttaaagttaagtgctgtagaaggagcgcggttgacaacgtaacaagccatattaattacctctacccaaaagtcctttgtcaatcctacatttgagatcatacaccttgctctctccaagagtgttctgttcatacgtttggccacaccattttgctgaggcgtcatcctaacagtgcgatgtcgaatgattccttcatttttgcaaaattcattaaagtcgccttcataaaattccatgtcattatctgttcgaagccgcttaatctgtttacacgTCTACTTCTCAATCAAAATCTTCCATTATTtacaggttagaaaaacatcatttttatgcttcaaaaaataaacccaatctttcctagaataatcgtcaatgaaagtcaacatatacctggcaccacccttagactgaatatgagctggaccccaaaggtctgaatgaatatagtcaagagtaccttttgttttgtggactaccggagaattgaagctgactcttttctgctttccaaaaatgcagtgttcacaaaaattcaGTGGACCAGTAATCTGTCCATAAAGTAGAcctttttgctcaatatgctcaaacctttttcgctcatatgacgcaaacacatatgtcataatttggtgatgttagaatcagacaatgatgatgacgagactgcaaccgagcctgtgacaatagttccctgcagaatatataagctaccagacctacaagctttcataacaacaagagcacttctagaaactttcataactccaccttcagttatgtatttacacccaagggcctctagggtgcctaaagagatgatattcttttttaaatcaagaacatgtctaacattagtgagcgtcctcacaataccatcatgcattttaattcggattgttcctctaccaacaacatcacatgctgcattattgcccatcaaaacaattccactattacaagattcatatgtggaaaacaaatctctattaggacacatgtgataagaacaaccagaatctaaaattcattcatttttagacctcgtcttgTCATCAAtagtagagaaaatatttctaatattttcatcagttgctacactagctttagtggattcaatagttttctcaacaaatttttccttttgctttaatttattttttaatttaaagcaatcagatttaatgtgccctattttatgacaatatctgcactccaaatttctatgtctggatttaggtttagatttaaatctactactgtcaaattctcttttatccccctaacaaccagaccttcagcctgattccctctactttccctagtgatattcctgtctatctgctccttagatcttagtgcagatttaatttcctgatacgaaactgtttcttttccataaatcaaagtattaaggaaatgcttaaaagatttgggaagagaacacaagagtaacagggccttatcctcgtcatcaatttttgcatatatattctccaaatccataatcaaggaatcaaatttatcaagatgtgagagtatagatgtaccttcagtcatccgatgcatatacaaactctgcttcaagtagagacgattctccactgtcctcttcatgtacaagctttaagcttgtcccacatgctcttagccgtagtctccgtagctacctcccgtaaaatctcgttagagagatttagaatgatgcttgatcgggccttcttatccattgccacaagatcttcctttgatgtatcatctggaatgttcttaACTTtctatagtgccaaatcaactccgtcttgaatcagaatggcctccatcttgagttgccacatgccgaagttgacatttctgtcgaatttctcgacaacaatctttgttattgtcattgttgctaaaagatcccgaaaccaaactctgataccagtttgttagagctagcatcaggaaatttaccaaaagataattttggcaacctaacaaagacaataaagcggaaagataaaagcgacaagaacaccaaatttacgtggttcggtcaattgactttgatctacatccacggacgaaagaggagcaaatcattactataaaagagagactattacaaatgccttaggaagatgttcccagGCCACAAAACacacgaaaatactaaacaagaaaaaacccaaattataagcccaaactatttaactgagtgtggacttaaacccaaagcaaacacttaggtttttcttatggtgccacttgtggtgtctcttgtggtgcatctgacttcaaagcccagatccTTATttttagttccaataggagataacaagtctgattttcccgatgtgggactatgggacttgccaaactatcaATACATAATCGTTTCCTTGAAGAGCTTctttaagttcttgatatctctgTTTTCCCTTATCAGCAGTACCCAAACTATGGTTGCAAATAACATGGTTTTGCAGAAAAAGTTACCCGTTTGACCAACAAGCCCGATGTCGGTTAAGCTATCGATGAAATAAGTCATGAAAAAACCAATCATTGCAGCACGACCTACATAGTTGTCATGGTGTAAGATAATTTACTATTTTCGTTGACCGATTCATCCACGGATCAACAAGAGGCAATGTAATAACCCACCATTGAGTTTCTCTTCAGGAAGATGAAAACTTTTGATCCATGCCCACCAGGGTATGATTGAtgtcacatcccgaatttataaaaagaataataaattattaatttattattcataatttacataataaacttcctcttttcttttcattcgtctttgaattcaaatcattgtctttacagtagtaaatattctattagctagaaaaatgaTATCTTCTTCatagggtcacaagtctcttccatccagatctattacacaatagtagattactctgaaaataaatataaaataaaaatacatcaGCAACCACCGATAGGAACCtcataaaaatcataaaaataatctttaatatttatgaaatataaacaaatatcaataattcaatatgaaaatatatttattcatcataaaacttatgcataagaaaaatgatgataatttcttgcataATAAACAAAGTCATGCATCAGCCAcctgcaacacatacataataacaaaggcgtacatcacccaatgttgtactctcccaacaacggatggagaggcatattccacgggatggattcctcccaacaacggatggagataattcatatcgcactcccaacagcggatggagtggtatccctcacccgcccaagtggagacacgttcctcccaacagcggatggaggaactgtctaaccatcacgtctgatggcccgctaatccccgaagggaatcgccatacctgccctcggtagggatacataaacatccatgatcattcatttatactCATTTaatcactcatgcatacatcaagaaatcaatatgattaaatattatgagagaccatacttgatgtaaatctactagacgatgttcattggtggctccatactatgatgggcccgtagctcctttcacaggttgcactcccaatgtgaactactagtctagtcgcatctactatatgatacttatcatatcaatatcataaacatagaaaatcaataatcattttcaaacgaCACCTTCAAATAAaacatttaaattcatcaaatcataaaagcattaaacattaatatctcaatagtcctcaatcaatcaaaaccctaattggaatatctcaattgacttaaaccaaactcaatttgattatgatctaacggaacaaatatcaaatccttatagaaccagtccggaatcaccctaaaccgatCTAATCGAtcgatttagggtgattccgGACTGGTTTTATAAGGatcttgattgatctcgattaggtcaaataggtttgaactagtcaagttagtttggaatcaccctaaatcggctttaactgatcaaatctgtttgatttcgtcaattaatgagctcaaccAATAAAgaaggagattggactatgtcgtatagtgctaactcaaatcgaaccaacccacctgagtcttgggcgggtcatatacattgcatataCTTGTTCCAGATACTAGGTTGAGTTGAGTTACGAtgggctatataaaaggagcgatgatatgtctaataccaatcgcg
It encodes the following:
- the LOC135652934 gene encoding beta-glucosidase 18-like isoform X3; translated protein: MERRKKVVVVLASAFLFLVQSLFSTTCALRRDQFPPSFLFGTSTSAYQIEGAYQEGNKSLSNWDVFTHSQGGKIKDGSNGDVAADHYHIYMEDIELMRSLGINSYRFSISWSRVLPTGIEPFVTLSHYDIPQELEDRYGAWLSPKIQKDFGYFAEVCFSKFGDRVKHWSTFNEPHLMVRHGYGTGVYPPGHRNKEFIAGHNAILSHATAVEIYRKRYQVKQQGMIGIVIFMCWFEPLRNNSLDFLVAQQVMSFQVAWFLDPIIHGDYPPEMRQALGSKLPTFSIKERRKLQYKLDFIGINHYTSLYVRDCTFSPCKSSRNIGESFIYTERNGIPIGKPTAMPNYYVVPYGIEEVVLYTMRRYNNTPMFITENGYAQHSNSSMTELLNDSDRVDSMRQYLTYLNNAMRKGADVRGYFVWSFIDNFEWLYGYTMRFGLHHVDYNTQKRTPKLSARWYKQFLHGVEVQHEHEQVDTI
- the LOC135652934 gene encoding beta-glucosidase 18-like isoform X1 encodes the protein MERRKKVVVVLASAFLFLVQSLFSTTCALRRDQFPPSFLFGTSTSAYQIEGAYQEGNKSLSNWDVFTHSQGGKIKDGSNGDVAADHYHIYMEDIELMRSLGINSYRFSISWSRVLPRGRYGKINPTGIAFYNNLIDSLLLRAGIEPFVTLSHYDIPQELEDRYGAWLSPKIQKDFGYFAEVCFSKFGDRVKHWSTFNEPHLMVRHGYGTGVYPPGHRNKEFIAGHNAILSHATAVEIYRKRYQVKQQGMIGIVIFMCWFEPLRNNSLDFLVAQQVMSFQVAWFLDPIIHGDYPPEMRQALGSKLPTFSIKERRKLQYKLDFIGINHYTSLYVRDCTFSPCKSSRNIGESFIYTERNGIPIGKPTAMPNYYVVPYGIEEVVLYTMRRYNNTPMFITENGYAQHSNSSMTELLNDSDRVDSMRQYLTYLNNAMRKGADVRGYFVWSFIDNFEWLYGYTMRFGLHHVDYNTQKRTPKLSARWYKQFLHGVEVQHEHEQVDTI
- the LOC135652934 gene encoding beta-glucosidase 18-like isoform X4, yielding MERRKKVVVVLASAFLFLVQSLFSTTCALRRDQFPPSFLFGTSTSAYQIEGAYQEGNKSLSNWDVFTHSQGGKIKDGSNGDVAADHYHIYMEDIELMRSLGINSYRFSISWSRVLPSIEPFVTLSHYDIPQELEDRYGAWLSPKIQKDFGYFAEVCFSKFGDRVKHWSTFNEPHLMVRHGYGTGVYPPGHRNKEFIAGHNAILSHATAVEIYRKRYQVKQQGMIGIVIFMCWFEPLRNNSLDFLVAQQVMSFQVAWFLDPIIHGDYPPEMRQALGSKLPTFSIKERRKLQYKLDFIGINHYTSLYVRDCTFSPCKSSRNIGESFIYTERNGIPIGKPTAMPNYYVVPYGIEEVVLYTMRRYNNTPMFITENGYAQHSNSSMTELLNDSDRVDSMRQYLTYLNNAMRKGADVRGYFVWSFIDNFEWLYGYTMRFGLHHVDYNTQKRTPKLSARWYKQFLHGVEVQHEHEQVDTI
- the LOC135652934 gene encoding beta-glucosidase 18-like isoform X2, with protein sequence MERRKKVVVVLASAFLFLVQSLFSTTCALRRDQFPPSFLFGTSTSAYQIEGAYQEGNKSLSNWDVFTHSQGGKIKDGSNGDVAADHYHIYMEDIELMRSLGINSYRFSISWSRVLPRGRYGKINPTGIAFYNNLIDSLLLRGIEPFVTLSHYDIPQELEDRYGAWLSPKIQKDFGYFAEVCFSKFGDRVKHWSTFNEPHLMVRHGYGTGVYPPGHRNKEFIAGHNAILSHATAVEIYRKRYQVKQQGMIGIVIFMCWFEPLRNNSLDFLVAQQVMSFQVAWFLDPIIHGDYPPEMRQALGSKLPTFSIKERRKLQYKLDFIGINHYTSLYVRDCTFSPCKSSRNIGESFIYTERNGIPIGKPTAMPNYYVVPYGIEEVVLYTMRRYNNTPMFITENGYAQHSNSSMTELLNDSDRVDSMRQYLTYLNNAMRKGADVRGYFVWSFIDNFEWLYGYTMRFGLHHVDYNTQKRTPKLSARWYKQFLHGVEVQHEHEQVDTI